A window from Calditrichota bacterium encodes these proteins:
- a CDS encoding T9SS type A sorting domain-containing protein → MFQKVKKAGKKFLFLGGLVLSLSSPLLWAQSETSSEKSTKSTILQILNIEINPDGAGSVTKTPDKANYDAGEKVTLKANAGGRYQFLNWSGDIDRLGYNPVDIHMEENRTIVANFVIQDNNKITSPNKPSGSTSAQTGEWLTFRSGGANSSIGGSVEYLYDWGDGRISEWGGSTRTYAFGKSGSYNVRVRARSTAEPNTVSGWSASLSVRINGPDKHILTITIEPENAGRVEITPEQDGYDDGDQVKLQAIPNAGYRFDRWTDGLKSTTNPVNIYMLKSRSITANFVKDGGGGGDTETVTTPDKPDGPTSGQIDTDVQFVSGNAASSLGHEVEYQFDFGDGNQSGWGNDHASHRYAATGAFNIKARARCAVHTNIVSNWSPSATINITGEQANYVLTVLADPEAGGTVQKDPDKDTYAQNERVALHATPNLNYRFDHWSGDISYYTDNPINIYMRRSRTIIANFIYEGGEQVTVPDTVIGPAAAYKDVEISFATGGSQSSLGHPVEYQFDFGDGSQSFWGDSVQTHTYTEVGTFSVKARARCSEDVGAQSGWSKSIDIVINELLEGNTLDVSVDPLNSGIVQIQPRKNLYADNETVLLYAIPSNGNGPFDGNIYVEAETGTLSGNFWVETDTTASENMYIYGTQGSPRDGDAIYHVIIETTGNYFIWGRCYALADTEDSFFFLVDDGDTLTWHLDKDYNKWKWQKVSDQHQVQQFNLTAGEHELRVIKRDKKARLDKLIITRDGGFEPSGKMAVANEDSFSFQYWGGDLAGTDNPTQLTMDGDKNVTAHFVSGTAEMVSAPTMIDGPDSGFVGDTLTFTTNGAIDNKGNPIQYQFDWGDGNLSGWGDSSAVHIFQASQLYEIKTRARSTADTLVVSGWSPAFVIQIYQETVSVPTSLTGPDSVFVGKNVTFVTSGALDNRGTAVEYQFDWGDGQQSPWGDSSQTYVYADSGDFSVKARARSIVNPAVMSDWSQFATIIVRYEPVPHFSIYITINPETKGTVTKEPDKQEYAKNDTVKLTAVAIEGYNFDNWSGDLEGTENPIFVVLTRDMNVTANFSEVVESVSTPLTPTGPDSGMIGEQLTFVTTGAACNLGHEVEYQFDWGDSTLSDWGKNTRQHIFSYSDTMEIRARARCKENSSVISDWSDIHKVLIVKSFNYFVNIIVDPQGSGTVNRTPFKSSYESGEVVILSPLPLSGYVFDHWSGDVTGIQNPEFLIIDGNKNVTAHFKNITGVERIDKEIPDEFSLSQNYPNPFNPTTTINFQLANSGRVNLQIYNIKGQQIKKLVDSYQSAGYYQVLWDATDQNGMKVPSGIYFYQIHTDEFTQIRKMTLLK, encoded by the coding sequence ATGTTTCAAAAAGTTAAAAAGGCAGGAAAAAAATTTTTGTTTTTGGGGGGACTTGTTTTATCGTTGTCTTCTCCGTTGTTATGGGCTCAGAGTGAAACTTCCTCGGAGAAATCAACCAAATCAACTATTTTGCAGATTTTAAATATCGAGATTAACCCTGATGGCGCTGGATCAGTTACGAAAACTCCTGATAAAGCGAATTACGATGCGGGCGAAAAAGTTACACTGAAAGCAAATGCGGGCGGACGATATCAGTTCTTGAATTGGAGCGGCGATATTGATAGACTCGGGTACAATCCGGTGGATATTCACATGGAAGAAAATCGGACAATTGTCGCTAATTTTGTGATTCAAGATAATAATAAAATTACTTCTCCCAACAAACCCAGCGGCTCGACATCCGCCCAAACCGGTGAGTGGCTAACTTTTCGCTCCGGCGGGGCAAATAGCTCAATTGGGGGGAGTGTTGAATATTTGTATGATTGGGGGGATGGAAGAATCTCTGAATGGGGAGGATCAACAAGAACTTATGCTTTTGGGAAATCAGGTAGTTACAACGTCCGTGTGCGCGCCCGGAGCACAGCAGAGCCAAATACAGTTTCCGGTTGGTCAGCTTCATTGTCGGTACGCATCAATGGTCCTGATAAGCATATTTTAACAATTACAATCGAGCCTGAAAACGCAGGGCGCGTAGAGATTACGCCTGAACAAGATGGCTATGATGACGGAGATCAGGTTAAACTGCAAGCTATTCCTAACGCTGGCTACCGATTTGATCGCTGGACAGATGGTCTTAAAAGCACCACCAACCCGGTAAATATTTACATGCTAAAAAGTCGTTCAATCACAGCTAATTTTGTAAAAGATGGTGGAGGCGGCGGAGACACGGAAACGGTTACCACTCCGGATAAACCGGACGGCCCGACAAGCGGCCAGATTGATACAGACGTCCAATTTGTTTCAGGAAATGCAGCCAGTTCACTCGGTCATGAAGTGGAATACCAATTTGATTTTGGCGATGGAAATCAGTCGGGTTGGGGGAATGATCATGCTTCGCACCGCTATGCTGCTACTGGCGCATTCAATATAAAGGCACGAGCGAGATGTGCGGTCCACACGAACATCGTCTCCAATTGGTCTCCAAGCGCAACAATTAATATTACGGGCGAACAGGCAAATTATGTGTTGACAGTACTCGCCGATCCTGAAGCTGGGGGCACGGTTCAGAAAGATCCTGATAAGGACACCTATGCGCAGAATGAACGAGTTGCTTTGCATGCCACACCCAATTTGAATTATCGTTTTGACCATTGGAGTGGAGATATTTCTTACTACACGGATAATCCAATAAATATTTATATGAGAAGAAGCAGAACGATTATTGCAAATTTTATTTATGAGGGCGGAGAACAAGTGACTGTTCCAGATACAGTTATTGGACCTGCGGCAGCGTACAAAGATGTCGAGATTAGTTTCGCTACTGGCGGAAGCCAAAGCAGTCTCGGGCATCCGGTAGAGTACCAATTTGATTTTGGCGATGGTTCGCAATCTTTCTGGGGAGATTCAGTTCAGACACATACCTATACAGAAGTCGGAACTTTCTCTGTAAAAGCCCGGGCGCGCTGCAGTGAGGACGTTGGAGCTCAATCCGGCTGGTCAAAAAGTATCGACATCGTCATTAATGAATTGCTTGAAGGAAATACTTTGGATGTAAGTGTTGATCCTTTGAATTCGGGGATCGTGCAGATTCAGCCGCGAAAAAATTTGTATGCAGATAATGAAACTGTGCTGTTGTACGCTATTCCTTCAAATGGCAACGGGCCTTTTGATGGCAATATTTATGTTGAAGCGGAAACAGGAACATTGAGCGGAAATTTCTGGGTTGAAACCGATACGACTGCTTCGGAGAATATGTACATTTATGGCACGCAAGGTAGCCCTAGAGATGGAGATGCCATTTATCATGTCATTATTGAGACTACCGGGAATTATTTTATTTGGGGTAGATGTTATGCATTAGCTGATACCGAGGATAGTTTTTTCTTCCTCGTTGACGACGGCGACACTTTAACCTGGCATTTAGACAAAGACTATAATAAGTGGAAATGGCAGAAGGTGAGTGATCAACATCAGGTTCAACAGTTCAATCTGACAGCGGGGGAACATGAGTTGCGGGTTATCAAAAGAGACAAGAAGGCTCGTTTGGATAAATTAATTATTACCAGAGACGGTGGTTTTGAGCCGTCAGGAAAAATGGCCGTCGCGAATGAAGATTCGTTCAGTTTCCAATATTGGGGTGGAGATTTAGCAGGGACAGATAATCCGACTCAATTGACAATGGACGGCGATAAAAATGTGACGGCGCATTTTGTTTCAGGAACCGCTGAGATGGTGAGCGCGCCGACCATGATTGACGGTCCTGATAGCGGTTTCGTTGGTGATACATTAACTTTTACGACGAACGGAGCCATTGACAATAAAGGGAATCCAATTCAATATCAATTTGATTGGGGTGATGGGAATTTGTCCGGTTGGGGTGATTCCAGCGCAGTTCACATTTTCCAGGCTTCACAGCTTTATGAAATTAAAACACGCGCCAGAAGCACTGCCGATACGCTGGTGGTGTCCGGCTGGAGTCCGGCTTTTGTGATACAAATTTATCAAGAGACTGTTTCCGTTCCTACGTCTTTAACGGGGCCTGATTCTGTTTTTGTCGGAAAAAATGTCACCTTTGTAACGTCCGGCGCATTAGACAACAGGGGAACGGCCGTGGAATACCAGTTCGACTGGGGCGATGGGCAGCAGTCTCCCTGGGGAGATTCGAGTCAGACCTATGTTTATGCGGATTCTGGAGATTTTTCTGTAAAAGCCAGAGCCCGAAGTATCGTAAACCCTGCTGTCATGTCTGATTGGAGTCAGTTTGCAACAATTATTGTTCGTTATGAACCGGTGCCGCATTTTAGTATTTATATTACAATTAATCCGGAAACCAAAGGAACTGTAACCAAAGAACCAGATAAACAAGAATATGCAAAAAATGATACGGTGAAACTCACAGCGGTTGCTATTGAAGGTTACAATTTCGATAATTGGAGCGGAGACCTTGAAGGAACAGAAAATCCCATATTTGTTGTTTTGACACGCGACATGAATGTCACTGCAAATTTCTCGGAGGTTGTCGAATCTGTATCCACGCCGCTTACGCCAACTGGTCCGGACAGCGGCATGATCGGTGAACAATTGACATTTGTAACGACAGGCGCCGCGTGTAATCTGGGACACGAAGTTGAATATCAGTTCGATTGGGGAGATAGCACGCTTTCGGATTGGGGAAAGAATACCAGACAGCATATTTTTAGCTACAGTGATACAATGGAGATTCGCGCAAGAGCGCGCTGCAAAGAGAACAGCAGTGTAATATCCGACTGGAGCGATATTCATAAAGTCCTTATTGTGAAGTCTTTCAATTACTTTGTCAATATCATTGTTGACCCTCAGGGCTCTGGAACAGTCAATCGTACACCATTTAAAAGCAGTTACGAGAGCGGCGAAGTTGTTATATTATCTCCATTGCCGCTTTCGGGGTATGTTTTTGACCATTGGAGCGGAGATGTAACCGGCATTCAGAATCCTGAATTTTTAATCATTGACGGAAATAAAAATGTGACCGCTCATTTTAAAAATATAACAGGGGTTGAAAGAATCGACAAAGAGATTCCTGATGAATTTTCTCTTTCCCAAAATTATCCGAATCCTTTTAATCCGACAACGACGATTAATTTTCAATTGGCAAATTCTGGGCGCGTTAACTTGCAAATTTACAACATAAAAGGACAGCAGATAAAAAAGTTGGTAGATAGCTATCAGAGTGCCGGCTATTATCAAGTTCTCTGGGATGCTACAGATCAAAATGGGATGAAGGTTCCTTCAGGAATTTATTTTTACCAAATTCACACAGATGAGTTTACGCAAATCAGAAAAATGACGCTATTGAAATAA